The following proteins are encoded in a genomic region of Phycodurus eques isolate BA_2022a chromosome 11, UOR_Pequ_1.1, whole genome shotgun sequence:
- the prr18 gene encoding proline-rich protein 18 produces MPFPPINLQQKIPSPARDLFSKKKASGDKRESGKEKQTSSWTAANLRNLGRRTQQEKSKNPSAEKQEVQGKCSWLTSTKPQDSTAAVRRSCSADSGRQPAGKGDATKKEIQFTLSLTPEAILVIQKRNLEKQMLAKQQKCCASGDFRNRRVFPSKKTAHGSSKGAQGTKVEEAEQDITAIVKISLLNEQHKYDDVEYEEEDGDVDETVMRKCKEWLKGVESAAALGKVDKLSALPHLKGCC; encoded by the coding sequence ATGCCTTTCCCACCCATCAATCTCCAGCAGAAGATCCCCTCTCCTGCAAGGGATCTATTTAGCAAAAAGAAAGCCAGTGGCGACAAGCGGGAATCCGGGAAGGAGAAGCAGACCTCATCTTGGACGGCAGCCAATTTAAGGAATTTGGGGCGCAGGACACAGCAAGAGAAGAGTAAAAACCCGTCGGCGGAGAAGCAGGAGGTGCAGGGAAAATGCTCATGGCTGACCTCGACCAAACCTCAGGACTCAACCGCGGCAGTGAGGCGCTCCTGTTCCGCCGACTCCGGTAGGCAGCCTGCGGGCAAAGGGGACGCAACCAAGAAAGAGATCCAGTTCACGCTCAGCCTCACCCCAGAGGCCATCCTTGTCATTCAGAAGAGAAATCTGGAGAAGCAGATGCTGGCGAAGCAGCAGAAATGCTGCGCTTCTGGGGACTTCCGGAACAGGCGCGTGTTCCCGTCCAAAAAAACGGCGCACGGGAGCTCCAAGGGCGCGCAGGGGACCAAAGTGGAGGAGGCGGAGCAGGACATCACGGCCATCGTTAAAATCTCACTTTTGAACGAGCAGCACAAATATGACGATGTGGAATACGAGGAGGAGGATGGAGACGTGGACGAGACTGTGATGAGGAAGTGTAAAGAGTGGCTCAAGGGGGTGGAAAGTGCTGCTGCTTTGGGAAAAGTCGACAAACTTTCGGCACTACCCCACCTTAAGGGCTGCTGCTAA
- the tbxtb gene encoding T-box transcription factor T: MSSIAGVSECPGKAGQYRVDHLLSAVQSELQAGSEKGDPTERELKLSLDESQLWGKFKELTNEMIVTKNGRRMFPVMKVNVSGLDPNAMYSLLLDFVSADKHRWKYVSGEWVPGGKPEPQTPSCVYIHPDSPNFGAHWMKAPVSFSKVKLTNKLNGGGQIMLNSLHKYEPRIHVVRVGAPRRMVTSHSFPETQFIAVTAYQNEEITALKIKHNPFAKAFLDAKERCDDKDIKDETSEHQQSTYSALGGWFLPGSGSLCPSAAASPHAQFGSPISLSPSHGCERYATLRTHRSAPYSTSSYSHRTNSPTSYADNSSACLPMLSSQDNWCGLQMPTHSSMMSMTHSPTSASNSSQYTSLWSMSNAPLTPVTPVSHHSGGMNNNNNNNNLSSQFLRGSSGHYPNLAHSVPAPSSGSPMYDSSSTDGVHDSAQYDASLQRHSPAWTPVTLPSM, from the exons ATGTCGTCGATAGCGGGCGTGAGCGAGTGTCCGGGGAAGGCCGGCCAGTACCGGGTGGATCACCTCCTCAGCGCCGTGCAAAGTGAGCTGCAGGCCGGCAGCGAGAAGGGGGACCCCACGGAGAGGGAGCTGAAACTCTCCTTGGACGAGAGCCAACTTTGGGGCAAATTTAAAGAGCTCACCAACGAGATGATCGTGACCAAAAACGGCAG GCGCATGTTCCCCGTGATGAAAGTCAACGTGTCCGGACTGGACCCGAACGCCATGTACTCTTTATTGCTGGACTTTGTATCCGCGGACAAGCACAGGTGGAAGTACGTGAGCGGGGAGTGGGTCCCCGGGGGGAAGCCCGAACCGCAGACCCCCAGCTGTGTCTACATCCATCCGGATTCGCCAAACTTCGGCGCGCACTGGATGAAAGCGCCCGTGTCTTTCAGCAAAGTCAAACTCACCAATAAACTCAACGGAGGAGGTCAG ATCATGTTAAACTCCTTGCACAAGTACGAGCCACGCATCCACGTCGTGCGCGTCGGGGCCCCGCGCAGGATGGTCACCAGCCATTCTTTCCCAGAGACGCAATTCATTGCAGTGACGGCCTACCAAAACGAAGAG atCACTGCTTTGAAAATAAAGCACAACCCGTTTGCCAAGGCCTTCCTGGATGCAAAGGAAAG ATGTGATGACAAAGATATCAAAGATGAAACGAGTGAGCACCAGCAGTCAACGTATTCAGCAT TAGGTGGTTGGTTTCTGCCCGGATCAGGCTCCCTGTGCCCTTCTGCTGCTGCGAGTCCTCACGCTCAGTTCGGAAGCCCCATCTCCCTCTCGCCCTCCCACGGCTGTGAGCGCTACGCCACGCTGAGGACCCACCGCTCGGCGCCCTACAGCACCTCTTCTTACAGCCATCGGACTAACTCGCCTA CAAGTTATGCGGATAACTCCTCAGCATGTCTGCCAATGCTGTCAAGTCAAGACAACTGGTGCGGTCTCCAGATGCCAACACACTCCAGCATGATGTCCATGACACACAGTCCAACCTCTGCTTCCAACTCCAG TCAGTACACCAGCCTGTGGTCCATGAGCAATGCACCGCTGACCCCAGTCACCCCGGTGTCCCACCATTCGGGGgggatgaacaacaacaacaacaacaacaacctgagCTCCCAGTTCCTTCGAGGCTCCAGCGGTCACTATCCCAACCTGGCTCACTCGGTGCCAGCGCCCTCCTCTGGCTCCCCCATGTACGACAGCAGCAGCACAGACGGCGTGCACGACTCGGCTCAGTACGATGCCTCTCTGCAGCGACATTCTCCAGCCTGGACTCCTGTCACGCTCCCTTCCATGTGA